A region of Rattus rattus isolate New Zealand chromosome 7, Rrattus_CSIRO_v1, whole genome shotgun sequence DNA encodes the following proteins:
- the Lsmem1 gene encoding leucine-rich single-pass membrane protein 1 — protein MTHSSQDAGSHDVHEEGKLYVVDSINDLNKLNLCPTESQHLFSLEEKIPNAGTTPRNGRQGMFFVGLLLVLTVSLALVFFSIFLIIQTGNKMEDVSRRLTAEGKDIDDLKKINNMIVKRLNQLDSEQN, from the exons ATGACTCATTCCTCTCAGGATGCTGGATCTCATGACGTCCACGAAGAAGGAAAACTCTATGTCGTGGATTCCATAAACGACTTAAACAAACTCAATCTCTGTCCAACGGAATCACAGCATCTATTCT CTTTAGAGGAGAAAATTCCAAATGCTGGCACAACTCCCAGAAATGGAAGGCAGGGTATGTTTTTTGTGGGGCTGCTCCTGGTGTTGACGGTCAGCCTGGCTCTGgtcttcttctccatcttcctaataA ttCAAACAGGAAACAAGATGGAGGACGTGTCAAGAAGACTGACAGCTGAGGGAAAGGACATAGATGAtcttaagaaaatcaacaacatgATCGTAAAGCGGCTCAACCAACTGGACTCTGAACAGAACTGA